Within Natronocella acetinitrilica, the genomic segment TATCCGCGACTGAGCATCGCGGGCGCCAGTGGCGGTAATGTCAGCGAGATCATGTGGACGCGGATCTACCTCTACCAGGTGCAGATTTTCGGCGTGTCCCACGGCACCCGGGACGAGGCCGCGCAACTGGTGAACTGGATACGCGAAGGGCGGCTCAAACCAGTGCTGCACGCCGCGTTCAGGCTGTCGCAACTGCGCGAGGCGGAAACCTACTTCGTCAACCGAGGCAGCAACTTCCTTGGCAAGATCGTTATCGTGCCCGACTCTGAATGGGAAGCCCACGGGGCCCGCTTTGCCCTGGTGGATGGCGCATGAGCGACACCTACAAGTTGCGGCTGATTGATACCCACGCTGGCGGCGACGTCAGCCGAATTGTCATCGGCGGCATTGCCCCGCTGCCGGGGGCAACCGTGCGCGGGCAGATGGAGTACCTGCGGGATCAGGCCGATGGCCTGCGGCGGCTTCTTCTGGAGGAACCCTACGGCATCCCGGAAATGTCGGTGGACCTCATCGTGCCCCCCAGCGACCCGGAAACCCGAGCCGGTTACATCATCATGGAGGTCATGGGTTATCCCATCTATTCCGGCTCCAATACCATCTGTACTGCAACGGCGCTGCTTGAGGCCGGACTGGTCGCCAAGGCCGAGGGGCGGCAGCGCTTCATGCTGGAGGCACCCGCCGGGCGTGTACAGATCGAGGCCGAGATCAGGGCCGGGGTCGTGGAGTCCATCACCTGCGAAGGCTTGCCCAGCTATGTGGATACCCACCAGGCCAGCGTGGATGTGCCCGGCATCGGGGAGGTTATCTACAGCGTTGCCTATAGCGGGGGCTTTTACGCCCTGGTCGACGCCGCGTCCCTGGGCTTTGCGCTGGTTCGGGAGGAGGAGCGTCGCCTTGCCGAGTGCGCCCACGCCGTCGTCGAGGCCATCCGCGCTGGCCACAGTTTCAGTCACTACACCCTGGGCGACGTGGGTCCGCTGCCCTTTCTGCATTTCATGGGCCCCGTGGAAAAGATTGCCGATCAGGCCTATCGAAGCCGTTCGGCAACCTATGTGCACCCCGGCGTGATCTGCCGCAGCACCACGGGCACCGGCACCTCGGCCCGGCTGGCGCTGATGCGCCATGAAGGTCTTGTGGAGGCGGGCGCGAGCCTGGAGACGGTCTCGCTACGAGATACCCGCTTTACCGGCACGATCACCGCCTGTCGCCGGGAGGCCCACGCCGAGGTGGTGGAAAACACCATCACCGGGCGTGCGTTCGTCCTGGCCCATTCCGAGATCGTCATCAACGCCGATGATCCACTGGTGGATCTGCGCCAACTGCGGCACGTACTCGACGCTGGATAGGCTGCTAAAGTCGTTGGCCTCCAGTGAACGTCAGTTGAGTGATTCGGGTAGTCTGTTGCCAATGAGAGTGGCATGTCGTTTGTCATCTGATAGCGCGACAATGCCGATCACACCAATCGGGTATTGAGCGTCCCATATGATGGAGTGGATGTACCTGCTGATACTGGTTTCAGCGGGGTTGATTGTTGTCTCGGTACTGACCAGCGTGCTGGCGTTCCGCTTCGGTGCGCCACTACTGCTGGTGTTCCTCTTTATCGGGCTGCTGGCCGGTGAGGATGGTCTCGGGCTCGCGTTCGACGACGCCGACACCGCATTCTTCATCGGCAGCCTTGCCCTGGCCGTGATCCTGTTCGACTCGGGGTTTGGCACCCGCGTGCAGGCGCTTCGGCGCGCCGCCGCGCCGGCCATTGTGCTGGCCACGGTGGGCGTGCTCCTCACTA encodes:
- a CDS encoding proline racemase family protein; the encoded protein is MSDTYKLRLIDTHAGGDVSRIVIGGIAPLPGATVRGQMEYLRDQADGLRRLLLEEPYGIPEMSVDLIVPPSDPETRAGYIIMEVMGYPIYSGSNTICTATALLEAGLVAKAEGRQRFMLEAPAGRVQIEAEIRAGVVESITCEGLPSYVDTHQASVDVPGIGEVIYSVAYSGGFYALVDAASLGFALVREEERRLAECAHAVVEAIRAGHSFSHYTLGDVGPLPFLHFMGPVEKIADQAYRSRSATYVHPGVICRSTTGTGTSARLALMRHEGLVEAGASLETVSLRDTRFTGTITACRREAHAEVVENTITGRAFVLAHSEIVINADDPLVDLRQLRHVLDAG